A stretch of the Ptiloglossa arizonensis isolate GNS036 chromosome 1, iyPtiAriz1_principal, whole genome shotgun sequence genome encodes the following:
- the Asap gene encoding arfGAP domain of ASAP isoform X6: MPGLIAVSEFVDETREDYNSPTTSTFVSRMPQCRQTITSLEETLDFDRDGLTKLKKAIKAIHNSGNAHVDNEVYLGRALERLGDAALKEQEPDIGAAFLKFAVVTKELSALMKTLMQNINNIVMFPLDSVLKGDLRGVKGDLKRPFEKAWKDYEAKYAKIEKEKKQHAKEAGLIRTEVTPAEIADEMEKERRLFQLQMCEYLIKVNEIKTKKGIELLQHLVEYYHAQTNYFQDGLKTIEHFGSYVADLSVKLQKIRQTQDEERRRLTELRNLLRSSGCDKEVKFTTVNLKSVLRERSSIYIDPFYHFQLNVNANAGYSLHQLQGDKQHGVTRSGHLLKKSEGKMRRVWQKRRCAVQAEGYLDICHADENKPPTRVNLLTCQIKLVPDDKRGFDLISYNRTYHFQAEDEADQRAWMSVLVNCKERALLRAFDASGKAEAGTGNPSLVELQQAVIRCVMRLPGNDQCCDCSSQNDATWLSTNFGIIVCIECSGIHRDLGVHISRIQSLTLDNVGTAQLLLARHMTNQAFNEVMEATLHHNHKPTPTSTMEERYEFIRAKYVDKRYVMNTCADERDLLSDLEHAVNNRDLQQLLQVYAENVDLAAPLPTSDLGETALHLAILREMGNSLHIVDFLVQNMSTGGIDRITIDGETALHLCARHDRAEAMKLLLRAGADPTHRNKQDKTPLDIAQEMGHHTCKELLSHALQRQKTLFDNVNIDWNLSHDEGSTDFSDDETIIEDRNGCLTPEKKSRSRPPSYVGGSGGGTGPGDSPVTLRSRSSTCDSLQSGSSPSSSTNRQQMPPPPPPQSRKPVAVPAPMAPDISVNIHGSLKKRVAPPPPPPAGSTGGIPSSHYGTLPSSASLAASTHSRTTSEPILAGHSLHTLPHALNTLNSQHHKRSPSGDSSTGHGADKVNSSTLQRPRNPPPPAPSGINSSRLSNGRSSESLSSMCSDHGLGNPVPPPRKRRDRSRLESYAEEPSSLLPNLNLPTSSTLSGLRRCRALYDCEADNEDELSFREGEVIIVTNEQTDDDNWMEGALERAPERRGMFPISFVHMLQD, translated from the exons atgccGGGCCTAATCGCCGTGAGCGAATTCGTCGATGAGACGAGGGAGGATTATAATTCGCCTACCACGTCCACCTTCGTTTCCCGAATGCCACAATGCAGACAAACCATCACATCCCTCGAAGAG ACTTTGGACTTCGACAGGGATGGTCTAACAAAGCTGAAGAAAGCGATCAAAGCTATACACAACTCTGGAAACG CTCACGTCGATAACGAAGTGTACCTTGGAAGGGCTCTGGAAAGGCTCGGCGATGCGGCTCTGAAAGAACAGGAACCGGATATCGGTGCTGCTTTCTTGAAGTTTGCGGTCGTCACGAAAGAATTGAGTGCTTTAATGAAGACTCTG ATgcagaatattaacaacatcgtaATGTTCCCCCTGGACTCGGTGCTGAAGGGGGATCTCCGTGGTGTGAAAGGTGACTTGAAGAGACCGTTCGAAAAGGCGTGGAAGGATTACGAGGCGAAATACGCGAAAatcgagaaggagaagaagcagcACGCGAAAGAGGCTGGCCTCATTCGGACGGAAGTTACGCCGGCCGAGATCGCCGATGAGATGGAAAAGGAGAGAAGATTATTTCAATTGCAAATGTGCGAG TACTTGATTAAGGTGAACGAAAtcaaaacgaaaaaaggaatTGAACTACTTCAGCATCTAGTCGAATATTATCATGCACAAACCAA TTACTTTCAAGACGGCCTAAAGACCATCGAGCACTTCGGCTCGTACGTGGCGGATCTGAGCGTGAAGCTACAAAAGATCAGGCAAACACAGGACGAGGAGAGAAGACGATTAACGGAGCTGAGAAACCTCCTTAGAAGCTCGGGCTGCGACAAAGAGGTAAAATTTACAACCGTGAATCTCAAATCGGTGTTGCGTGAACGTTCCTCGATTTATATCGATCCGTTTTATCATTTCCAGTTAAACGTGAACGCGAATGCAGGATATTCGCTTCACCAGTTGCAAGGCGACAAACAACACGGCGTCACACGGTCTGGCCACCTTCTCAAGAAGAGCGAAGGGAAAATGAGAAGAGTTTGGCAGAAAAGGAGATGCGCCGTACAAGCGGAGGGTTACCTCGACATTTGTCACGCGGACGAAAATAAACCACCCACGAGGGTGAATTTATTAACCTGCCAAATTAAACTAGTACCGGACGATAAACGGGGCTTTGATCTCATTAGCT ACAACAGAACGTACCATTTTCAAGCGGAAGATGAAGCGGACCAACGTGCATGGATGTCGGTTTTGGTCAACTGCAAGGAACGCGCTCTGCTTCGAGCATTCGACGCCAGCGGCAAGGCAGAGGCTGGCACCGGAAATCCAAGTTTAGTCGAGCTACAGCAGGCTGTGATCCGTTGTGTGATGAGGTTACCTGGAAATGACCAGTGCTGCGATTGCTCATCGCAAAATG ACGCCACGTGGCTGTCCACGAATTTCGGCATAATCGTCTGCATAGAGTGTAGCGGGATACATCGAGATTTGGGAGTACACATATCCAGAATACAGTCCCTAACGCTGGACAACGTAGGCACCGCTCAACTACTTCTTGCGCGACACATGACCAATCAGGCGTTTAACGAAGTGATGGAAGCTACGTTGCACCATAATCATAAACCAACGCCGACGTCAACGAT GGAGGAAAGATACGAATTTATAAGGGCAAAATACGTGGACAAGAGATACGTAATGAACACTTGCGCGGACGAGCGAGATCTCCTTTCCGATTTGGAGCATGCCGTTAATAATCGCGACTTGCAACAACTTCTGCAAGTTTACGCCGAGAACGTGGACCTAGCTGCACCATTGCCAACATCG GATCTGGGTGAAACGGCTTTGCATTTAGCCATTCTACGCGAAATGGGAAATAGCTTGCATATCGTCGACTTCTTGGTGCAGAATATGTCGACAGGTGGTATAGACAGAATCACTATCGACGGAGAAACGGCGTTGCATCTTTGCGCGAGACACGACAGAGCAGAAGCGATGAAACTATTGTTACGGGCAGGCGCCGATCCAACACATCGAAACAAACAGGATAAAACGCCGCTCGACATTGCGCAAGAAATGGGTCACCATACTTGCAAAGAGCTG CTGAGTCACGCTCTACAAAGACAGAAAACGTTGTTCGACAATGTCAATATCGATTGGAATCTTTCCCATGACGAAGGCTCCACCGATTTCTCGGACGACGAAACGATAATAGAAGATAGG AACGGATGTTTAACACCTGAGAAGAAATCCCGCAGTAGACCGCCTTCTTATGTAGGCGGCAGTGGTGGCGGTACCGGACCAGGAGATTCACCAGTGACACTACGTAGTCGAAGTAGCACTTGCGACAGTTTGCAAAGCGGTTCTTCTCCTAGCTCATCAACGAATAGACAACAAATGcctccaccgccaccaccacaaTCAAGGAAACCTGTTGCTG TACCTGCCCCCATGGCGCCAGATATATCGGTCAATATTCACGGGTCGCTGAAGAAGCGTgtagcaccaccaccaccaccaccggccGGAAGTACAGGTGGTATACCCTCCTCTCATTACGGTACACTACCTTCGTCCGCGTCCTTAGCAGCGTCAACGCATAGCCGTACAACAAGCGAACCGATCTTAGCTGGGCATTCTTTACATACTCTACCACATGCGTTAAATACATTAAACAGTCAGCATCATAAAAGATCGCCCAGTGGAGATTCTTCAACGGGACACG GTGCGGACAAAGTGAACAGTTCGACGCTCCAGAGACCAAGGAATCCACCGCCTCCAGCGCCATCAGGCATCAATTCGTCGAGATTAAGTAACGGGCGCAGTAGCGAGTCGTTAAGTTCAATGTGTTCGGATCATGGTTTGGGTAATCCAGTTCCTCCTCCACGTAAG CGAAGGGACCGGTCCAGGCTAGAGAGCTACGCCGAGGAGCCTTCATCTTTGCTCCCAAATCTGAATCTG
- the Asap gene encoding arfGAP domain of ASAP isoform X5 yields the protein MQSISSNLCEAKHARLNSLIILVMDLDRTFRKISAQILRTGSLIEILRGSMLRAFTLKDGRRIPTLDFDRDGLTKLKKAIKAIHNSGNAHVDNEVYLGRALERLGDAALKEQEPDIGAAFLKFAVVTKELSALMKTLMQNINNIVMFPLDSVLKGDLRGVKGDLKRPFEKAWKDYEAKYAKIEKEKKQHAKEAGLIRTEVTPAEIADEMEKERRLFQLQMCEYLIKVNEIKTKKGIELLQHLVEYYHAQTNYFQDGLKTIEHFGSYVADLSVKLQKIRQTQDEERRRLTELRNLLRSSGCDKEVKFTTVNLKSVLRERSSIYIDPFYHFQLNVNANAGYSLHQLQGDKQHGVTRSGHLLKKSEGKMRRVWQKRRCAVQAEGYLDICHADENKPPTRVNLLTCQIKLVPDDKRGFDLISYNRTYHFQAEDEADQRAWMSVLVNCKERALLRAFDASGKAEAGTGNPSLVELQQAVIRCVMRLPGNDQCCDCSSQNDATWLSTNFGIIVCIECSGIHRDLGVHISRIQSLTLDNVGTAQLLLARHMTNQAFNEVMEATLHHNHKPTPTSTMEERYEFIRAKYVDKRYVMNTCADERDLLSDLEHAVNNRDLQQLLQVYAENVDLAAPLPTSDLGETALHLAILREMGNSLHIVDFLVQNMSTGGIDRITIDGETALHLCARHDRAEAMKLLLRAGADPTHRNKQDKTPLDIAQEMGHHTCKELLSHALQRQKTLFDNVNIDWNLSHDEGSTDFSDDETIIEDRNGCLTPEKKSRSRPPSYVGGSGGGTGPGDSPVTLRSRSSTCDSLQSGSSPSSSTNRQQMPPPPPPQSRKPVAVPAPMAPDISVNIHGSLKKRVAPPPPPPAGSTGGIPSSHYGTLPSSASLAASTHSRTTSEPILAGHSLHTLPHALNTLNSQHHKRSPSGDSSTGHGADKVNSSTLQRPRNPPPPAPSGINSSRLSNGRSSESLSSMCSDHGLGNPVPPPRKRRDRSRLESYAEEPSSLLPNLNLPTSSTLSGLRRCRALYDCEADNEDELSFREGEVIIVTNEQTDDDNWMEGALERAPERRGMFPISFVHMLQD from the exons ATGCAATCGATATCCAGTAACTTGTGCGAAGCGAAGCACGCCAG GTTGAACAGCTTAATAATTTTGGTCATGGATCTCGATCGAACTTTCCGCAAGATTTCCGCACAGATACTTCGAACCGGATCATTGATCGAAATACTTCGAGGAAGCATGTTGCGTGCATTTACCCTCAAAGACGGTAGAAGAATACCG ACTTTGGACTTCGACAGGGATGGTCTAACAAAGCTGAAGAAAGCGATCAAAGCTATACACAACTCTGGAAACG CTCACGTCGATAACGAAGTGTACCTTGGAAGGGCTCTGGAAAGGCTCGGCGATGCGGCTCTGAAAGAACAGGAACCGGATATCGGTGCTGCTTTCTTGAAGTTTGCGGTCGTCACGAAAGAATTGAGTGCTTTAATGAAGACTCTG ATgcagaatattaacaacatcgtaATGTTCCCCCTGGACTCGGTGCTGAAGGGGGATCTCCGTGGTGTGAAAGGTGACTTGAAGAGACCGTTCGAAAAGGCGTGGAAGGATTACGAGGCGAAATACGCGAAAatcgagaaggagaagaagcagcACGCGAAAGAGGCTGGCCTCATTCGGACGGAAGTTACGCCGGCCGAGATCGCCGATGAGATGGAAAAGGAGAGAAGATTATTTCAATTGCAAATGTGCGAG TACTTGATTAAGGTGAACGAAAtcaaaacgaaaaaaggaatTGAACTACTTCAGCATCTAGTCGAATATTATCATGCACAAACCAA TTACTTTCAAGACGGCCTAAAGACCATCGAGCACTTCGGCTCGTACGTGGCGGATCTGAGCGTGAAGCTACAAAAGATCAGGCAAACACAGGACGAGGAGAGAAGACGATTAACGGAGCTGAGAAACCTCCTTAGAAGCTCGGGCTGCGACAAAGAGGTAAAATTTACAACCGTGAATCTCAAATCGGTGTTGCGTGAACGTTCCTCGATTTATATCGATCCGTTTTATCATTTCCAGTTAAACGTGAACGCGAATGCAGGATATTCGCTTCACCAGTTGCAAGGCGACAAACAACACGGCGTCACACGGTCTGGCCACCTTCTCAAGAAGAGCGAAGGGAAAATGAGAAGAGTTTGGCAGAAAAGGAGATGCGCCGTACAAGCGGAGGGTTACCTCGACATTTGTCACGCGGACGAAAATAAACCACCCACGAGGGTGAATTTATTAACCTGCCAAATTAAACTAGTACCGGACGATAAACGGGGCTTTGATCTCATTAGCT ACAACAGAACGTACCATTTTCAAGCGGAAGATGAAGCGGACCAACGTGCATGGATGTCGGTTTTGGTCAACTGCAAGGAACGCGCTCTGCTTCGAGCATTCGACGCCAGCGGCAAGGCAGAGGCTGGCACCGGAAATCCAAGTTTAGTCGAGCTACAGCAGGCTGTGATCCGTTGTGTGATGAGGTTACCTGGAAATGACCAGTGCTGCGATTGCTCATCGCAAAATG ACGCCACGTGGCTGTCCACGAATTTCGGCATAATCGTCTGCATAGAGTGTAGCGGGATACATCGAGATTTGGGAGTACACATATCCAGAATACAGTCCCTAACGCTGGACAACGTAGGCACCGCTCAACTACTTCTTGCGCGACACATGACCAATCAGGCGTTTAACGAAGTGATGGAAGCTACGTTGCACCATAATCATAAACCAACGCCGACGTCAACGAT GGAGGAAAGATACGAATTTATAAGGGCAAAATACGTGGACAAGAGATACGTAATGAACACTTGCGCGGACGAGCGAGATCTCCTTTCCGATTTGGAGCATGCCGTTAATAATCGCGACTTGCAACAACTTCTGCAAGTTTACGCCGAGAACGTGGACCTAGCTGCACCATTGCCAACATCG GATCTGGGTGAAACGGCTTTGCATTTAGCCATTCTACGCGAAATGGGAAATAGCTTGCATATCGTCGACTTCTTGGTGCAGAATATGTCGACAGGTGGTATAGACAGAATCACTATCGACGGAGAAACGGCGTTGCATCTTTGCGCGAGACACGACAGAGCAGAAGCGATGAAACTATTGTTACGGGCAGGCGCCGATCCAACACATCGAAACAAACAGGATAAAACGCCGCTCGACATTGCGCAAGAAATGGGTCACCATACTTGCAAAGAGCTG CTGAGTCACGCTCTACAAAGACAGAAAACGTTGTTCGACAATGTCAATATCGATTGGAATCTTTCCCATGACGAAGGCTCCACCGATTTCTCGGACGACGAAACGATAATAGAAGATAGG AACGGATGTTTAACACCTGAGAAGAAATCCCGCAGTAGACCGCCTTCTTATGTAGGCGGCAGTGGTGGCGGTACCGGACCAGGAGATTCACCAGTGACACTACGTAGTCGAAGTAGCACTTGCGACAGTTTGCAAAGCGGTTCTTCTCCTAGCTCATCAACGAATAGACAACAAATGcctccaccgccaccaccacaaTCAAGGAAACCTGTTGCTG TACCTGCCCCCATGGCGCCAGATATATCGGTCAATATTCACGGGTCGCTGAAGAAGCGTgtagcaccaccaccaccaccaccggccGGAAGTACAGGTGGTATACCCTCCTCTCATTACGGTACACTACCTTCGTCCGCGTCCTTAGCAGCGTCAACGCATAGCCGTACAACAAGCGAACCGATCTTAGCTGGGCATTCTTTACATACTCTACCACATGCGTTAAATACATTAAACAGTCAGCATCATAAAAGATCGCCCAGTGGAGATTCTTCAACGGGACACG GTGCGGACAAAGTGAACAGTTCGACGCTCCAGAGACCAAGGAATCCACCGCCTCCAGCGCCATCAGGCATCAATTCGTCGAGATTAAGTAACGGGCGCAGTAGCGAGTCGTTAAGTTCAATGTGTTCGGATCATGGTTTGGGTAATCCAGTTCCTCCTCCACGTAAG CGAAGGGACCGGTCCAGGCTAGAGAGCTACGCCGAGGAGCCTTCATCTTTGCTCCCAAATCTGAATCTG
- the Asap gene encoding arfGAP domain of ASAP isoform X4: MPGLIAVSEFVDETREDYNSPTTSTFVSRMPQCRQTITSLEEVRLNSLIILVMDLDRTFRKISAQILRTGSLIEILRGSMLRAFTLKDGRRIPTLDFDRDGLTKLKKAIKAIHNSGNAHVDNEVYLGRALERLGDAALKEQEPDIGAAFLKFAVVTKELSALMKTLMQNINNIVMFPLDSVLKGDLRGVKGDLKRPFEKAWKDYEAKYAKIEKEKKQHAKEAGLIRTEVTPAEIADEMEKERRLFQLQMCEYLIKVNEIKTKKGIELLQHLVEYYHAQTNYFQDGLKTIEHFGSYVADLSVKLQKIRQTQDEERRRLTELRNLLRSSGCDKELNVNANAGYSLHQLQGDKQHGVTRSGHLLKKSEGKMRRVWQKRRCAVQAEGYLDICHADENKPPTRVNLLTCQIKLVPDDKRGFDLISYNRTYHFQAEDEADQRAWMSVLVNCKERALLRAFDASGKAEAGTGNPSLVELQQAVIRCVMRLPGNDQCCDCSSQNDATWLSTNFGIIVCIECSGIHRDLGVHISRIQSLTLDNVGTAQLLLARHMTNQAFNEVMEATLHHNHKPTPTSTMEERYEFIRAKYVDKRYVMNTCADERDLLSDLEHAVNNRDLQQLLQVYAENVDLAAPLPTSDLGETALHLAILREMGNSLHIVDFLVQNMSTGGIDRITIDGETALHLCARHDRAEAMKLLLRAGADPTHRNKQDKTPLDIAQEMGHHTCKELLSHALQRQKTLFDNVNIDWNLSHDEGSTDFSDDETIIEDRNGCLTPEKKSRSRPPSYVGGSGGGTGPGDSPVTLRSRSSTCDSLQSGSSPSSSTNRQQMPPPPPPQSRKPVAVPAPMAPDISVNIHGSLKKRVAPPPPPPAGSTGGIPSSHYGTLPSSASLAASTHSRTTSEPILAGHSLHTLPHALNTLNSQHHKRSPSGDSSTGHGADKVNSSTLQRPRNPPPPAPSGINSSRLSNGRSSESLSSMCSDHGLGNPVPPPRKRRDRSRLESYAEEPSSLLPNLNLPTSSTLSGLRRCRALYDCEADNEDELSFREGEVIIVTNEQTDDDNWMEGALERAPERRGMFPISFVHMLQD; encoded by the exons atgccGGGCCTAATCGCCGTGAGCGAATTCGTCGATGAGACGAGGGAGGATTATAATTCGCCTACCACGTCCACCTTCGTTTCCCGAATGCCACAATGCAGACAAACCATCACATCCCTCGAAGAG GTTAGGTTGAACAGCTTAATAATTTTGGTCATGGATCTCGATCGAACTTTCCGCAAGATTTCCGCACAGATACTTCGAACCGGATCATTGATCGAAATACTTCGAGGAAGCATGTTGCGTGCATTTACCCTCAAAGACGGTAGAAGAATACCG ACTTTGGACTTCGACAGGGATGGTCTAACAAAGCTGAAGAAAGCGATCAAAGCTATACACAACTCTGGAAACG CTCACGTCGATAACGAAGTGTACCTTGGAAGGGCTCTGGAAAGGCTCGGCGATGCGGCTCTGAAAGAACAGGAACCGGATATCGGTGCTGCTTTCTTGAAGTTTGCGGTCGTCACGAAAGAATTGAGTGCTTTAATGAAGACTCTG ATgcagaatattaacaacatcgtaATGTTCCCCCTGGACTCGGTGCTGAAGGGGGATCTCCGTGGTGTGAAAGGTGACTTGAAGAGACCGTTCGAAAAGGCGTGGAAGGATTACGAGGCGAAATACGCGAAAatcgagaaggagaagaagcagcACGCGAAAGAGGCTGGCCTCATTCGGACGGAAGTTACGCCGGCCGAGATCGCCGATGAGATGGAAAAGGAGAGAAGATTATTTCAATTGCAAATGTGCGAG TACTTGATTAAGGTGAACGAAAtcaaaacgaaaaaaggaatTGAACTACTTCAGCATCTAGTCGAATATTATCATGCACAAACCAA TTACTTTCAAGACGGCCTAAAGACCATCGAGCACTTCGGCTCGTACGTGGCGGATCTGAGCGTGAAGCTACAAAAGATCAGGCAAACACAGGACGAGGAGAGAAGACGATTAACGGAGCTGAGAAACCTCCTTAGAAGCTCGGGCTGCGACAAAGAG TTAAACGTGAACGCGAATGCAGGATATTCGCTTCACCAGTTGCAAGGCGACAAACAACACGGCGTCACACGGTCTGGCCACCTTCTCAAGAAGAGCGAAGGGAAAATGAGAAGAGTTTGGCAGAAAAGGAGATGCGCCGTACAAGCGGAGGGTTACCTCGACATTTGTCACGCGGACGAAAATAAACCACCCACGAGGGTGAATTTATTAACCTGCCAAATTAAACTAGTACCGGACGATAAACGGGGCTTTGATCTCATTAGCT ACAACAGAACGTACCATTTTCAAGCGGAAGATGAAGCGGACCAACGTGCATGGATGTCGGTTTTGGTCAACTGCAAGGAACGCGCTCTGCTTCGAGCATTCGACGCCAGCGGCAAGGCAGAGGCTGGCACCGGAAATCCAAGTTTAGTCGAGCTACAGCAGGCTGTGATCCGTTGTGTGATGAGGTTACCTGGAAATGACCAGTGCTGCGATTGCTCATCGCAAAATG ACGCCACGTGGCTGTCCACGAATTTCGGCATAATCGTCTGCATAGAGTGTAGCGGGATACATCGAGATTTGGGAGTACACATATCCAGAATACAGTCCCTAACGCTGGACAACGTAGGCACCGCTCAACTACTTCTTGCGCGACACATGACCAATCAGGCGTTTAACGAAGTGATGGAAGCTACGTTGCACCATAATCATAAACCAACGCCGACGTCAACGAT GGAGGAAAGATACGAATTTATAAGGGCAAAATACGTGGACAAGAGATACGTAATGAACACTTGCGCGGACGAGCGAGATCTCCTTTCCGATTTGGAGCATGCCGTTAATAATCGCGACTTGCAACAACTTCTGCAAGTTTACGCCGAGAACGTGGACCTAGCTGCACCATTGCCAACATCG GATCTGGGTGAAACGGCTTTGCATTTAGCCATTCTACGCGAAATGGGAAATAGCTTGCATATCGTCGACTTCTTGGTGCAGAATATGTCGACAGGTGGTATAGACAGAATCACTATCGACGGAGAAACGGCGTTGCATCTTTGCGCGAGACACGACAGAGCAGAAGCGATGAAACTATTGTTACGGGCAGGCGCCGATCCAACACATCGAAACAAACAGGATAAAACGCCGCTCGACATTGCGCAAGAAATGGGTCACCATACTTGCAAAGAGCTG CTGAGTCACGCTCTACAAAGACAGAAAACGTTGTTCGACAATGTCAATATCGATTGGAATCTTTCCCATGACGAAGGCTCCACCGATTTCTCGGACGACGAAACGATAATAGAAGATAGG AACGGATGTTTAACACCTGAGAAGAAATCCCGCAGTAGACCGCCTTCTTATGTAGGCGGCAGTGGTGGCGGTACCGGACCAGGAGATTCACCAGTGACACTACGTAGTCGAAGTAGCACTTGCGACAGTTTGCAAAGCGGTTCTTCTCCTAGCTCATCAACGAATAGACAACAAATGcctccaccgccaccaccacaaTCAAGGAAACCTGTTGCTG TACCTGCCCCCATGGCGCCAGATATATCGGTCAATATTCACGGGTCGCTGAAGAAGCGTgtagcaccaccaccaccaccaccggccGGAAGTACAGGTGGTATACCCTCCTCTCATTACGGTACACTACCTTCGTCCGCGTCCTTAGCAGCGTCAACGCATAGCCGTACAACAAGCGAACCGATCTTAGCTGGGCATTCTTTACATACTCTACCACATGCGTTAAATACATTAAACAGTCAGCATCATAAAAGATCGCCCAGTGGAGATTCTTCAACGGGACACG GTGCGGACAAAGTGAACAGTTCGACGCTCCAGAGACCAAGGAATCCACCGCCTCCAGCGCCATCAGGCATCAATTCGTCGAGATTAAGTAACGGGCGCAGTAGCGAGTCGTTAAGTTCAATGTGTTCGGATCATGGTTTGGGTAATCCAGTTCCTCCTCCACGTAAG CGAAGGGACCGGTCCAGGCTAGAGAGCTACGCCGAGGAGCCTTCATCTTTGCTCCCAAATCTGAATCTG